From Motacilla alba alba isolate MOTALB_02 chromosome 9, Motacilla_alba_V1.0_pri, whole genome shotgun sequence, a single genomic window includes:
- the PER2 gene encoding period circadian protein homolog 2: MSDYSGLPSDHSQMIAEDSEIQAKPEHSHEVLQEDIEMSSGSSGNDSSGNDSSGNDTNENYSSGHDSHGHESDENGKDSAMLMESSDCHKSSSSNAFSLMIANSEHNQSSSGCSSEQSTKAKTQKELLKTLQELKAHLPSEKRVKGKSSVLTTLKYALKSIKQVKANEEYYQLLMINESQPAGLNVSSYTVEEVETITSEYIMKNADMFAVAVSLITGKILYISDQAASILRCKRGYFKNAKFVEFLAPQDVSVFYTSTTPYRLPSWNICNRAESSTQDCMEEKSFFCRISAGKERENEICYHPFRMTPYLIKVQDPEIAEDQLCCVLLAEKVHSGYEAPRIPPDKRIFTTTHTPTCLFQDVDERAVPLLGYLPQDLIGTPVLVHLHPNDRPLMLAIHKKILQYGGQPFDYSPIRFCTRNGDYITMDTSWSSFINPWSRKVSFIIGRHKVRTGPLNEDVFAAPNYTEDRILHPSVQEITEQIYRLLLQPVHNSGSSGYGSLGSNGSHEHLMSVASSSDSTGNNNEDTHKDKPEVCQYARKVKNKGQHIFTDSKAKLDYKKESLAEKQNTAGGQVKGVGGKDTAGTVAPKNVTTEELAWKEQPVYSYQQISCLDSVIRYLESCNVPGTAKRKCEPSTSVASLSSGVHEQKAADNSIQPLGDPAVLKASGKSSGPPVVGAHLTSLALPGKPESVVSLTSQCSYSSTIVHVGDKKTQPELEMIEDGPSGAEVIDGQLLAPPSSSAHINQEKEPFKKLGLTKEVLAVHTQKEEQSFLNKFKEIKRFNIFQSHCNYYLQDKPKGRPAERGGRGQRNATSGMDQPWKKSGKNRKSKRIKPQESSDSTTSGAKFPHRFPLQGLNATAWSPSETSQASYSAVSFPTVMPAYSLPVFPAAGTVPPAPETSLSGFNHLPDSANTCPVGPSQFSAPFMTPVVALVLPNYVYPEMNNNLPQTLYPSQPNFPAHPTFSSQTVFPPQPPFAAASPFPQQAFFPAQPFQYHPPAETERAPVAEPRNDPSRSCTPQSPAPQEQASPPLFQSRCSSPLNLLQLEETTKTAESGAAAGLHGALAEEGAMGNIRTADNGSGKESLPAESPMDAQNSDELSMSSVLLDILLQEDACSGTGSASSGSGVSAAAESLGSGSNGCGMSGSRTGSSETSHTSKYFGSIDSSENHHKTKMKTEMEESEHFIKYVLQDPIWLLMANTDDTVMMTYQIPSRDLETVLKEDKQKLKQMQKLQPKFTEEQKRELIEVHPWIQQGGLPKTVANSECIFCEDNIQSNFYTSYDEEIHEMDLNEMIEDSGENNLVSLNQVSEEQT; the protein is encoded by the exons TAGTGAGCAGTCCACTAAAGCCAAAACACAAAAGGAATTGCTGAAAacactgcaggagctgaaagCTCACCTTCCTTCTGAGAAGAGAGTCAAAGGCAAATCCAGTGTCCTAACAACGTTGAAATATGCCCTTAAAAGCATTAAACAAGTTAAAG CCAATGAGGAATATTACCAGTTGTTGATGATTAATGAATCCCAACCTGCTGGTCTCAATGTATCATCTTACACAGTGGAAGAAGTGGAGACTATAACCTCAGAATACATCATGAAAAATGCG gaTATGTTTGCTGTAGCTGTTTCTTTGATAACTGGGAAAATTTTATACATCTCTGATCAAGCTGCTTCTATTCTCCGCTGCAAGAGgggctattttaaaaatgccaaattTGTGGAGTTCTTGGCACCTCAGGATGTCAGTGTGTTCTATACTTCTACCACCCCATACAGATTACCATCATGGAACATTTGCAATAGAGCTG AGTCTTCCACCCAGGATTGCATGGAAGAGAAATCGTTTTTCTGTCGCATCAG TGCGGGAAAGGAGCGGGAAAATGAGATTTGCTATCACCCATTCCGGATGACTCCCTACCTTATCAAAGTGCAAGATCCAGAAATAGCAGAAGACCAGCTTTGCTGTGTGTTGCTTGCAGAAAAAGTCCATTCTGGTTATGAAG caCCCAGAATTCctcctgacaaaaggatttttacaaCTACGCACACACCGACCTGTTTGTTTCAGGATGTAGATGAAAG AGCAGTCCCTCTGTTGGGATACCTACCTCAGGATTTAATAGGAACACCAGTCTTGGTGCATCTTCACCCAAATGACAGACCCTTAATGCTAGCAATTCACAAAAAAA TTCTTCAGTATGGAGGGCAGCCTTTTGACTATTCACCAATCAGGTTTTGCACTAGGAATGGAGATTATATCACCATGGACACCAGCTGGTCCAGTTTCATCAACCCTTGGAGTCGAAAAGTTTCATTTATTATTGGAAGACACAAAGTTAGGAC GGGTCCCTTAAATGAAGATGTCTTTGCTGCTCCCAACTACACAGAGGACAGAATCCTGCACCCCAGCGTTCAGGAGATCACGGAGCAGATCTACCGGCTCCTCCTGCAG CCTGTACACAACAGTGGATCCAGTGGCTATGGAAGTCTAGGTAGCAATGGTTCACATGAGCACTTGATGAGTGTGGCATCCTCCAGTGACAGCACGGGAAATAATAATGAAGACACTCATAAGGATAAACCA GAGGTTTGTCAATATGCCCGTAAGGTCAAGAATAAAGGACAGCATATTTTCACTGACAGTAAAGCAAAACTGGACTACAAGAAAGAGTCTTTGGCAG agaaacagaataCTGCTGGTGGTCAGGTGAAAGGTGTAGGGGGAAAGGATACTGCAGGAACAGTTGCTCCAAAAAATGTGACTACTGAAGAGCTGGCTTGGAAAGAACAACCTGTGTATTCCTATCAGCAGATCAGCTGTTTGGACAGTGTCATCAG GTACTTGGAGAGTTGTAATGTGCCTGggacagcaaaaagaaaatgtgagcCTTCAACAAGTGTTGCATCACTGAGTTCTGGAGTTCATGAACAAAAAGCAGCTGATAATTCTATCCAGCCTTTGGGAG aTCCTGCTGTGTTGAAGGCATCTGGTAAATCGAGTGGTCCCCCAGTGGTTGGTGCTCACTTGACATCTTTGGCTTTACCTGGCAAGCCTGAAAGTGTTGTGTCTCTCACCAGTCAGTGCAGCTACAGTAGCACCATTGTTCATGTTGGAGACAAAAAAACACAACCTGAATTAG AAATGATAGAAGATGGTCCAAGTGGAGCAGAAGTCATAGATGGCCAACTTCTTGCCCCTCcatccagctctgcacacatAAATCAAGAGAAGGAGCCATTTAAGAAACTGGGACTTACAAAGGAGGTGCTTGCAGTGCATACGcaaaaggaggagcagagcttcTTGAAcaaattcaaagaaataaagagatttaatatttttcaatcaCACTGCAATTACTACTTACAAGATAAACCAAAAGGACGGCCTGCTGAACGTG gTGGCCGTGGACAAAGAAACGCCACTTCTGGAATGGATCAGCCTTGgaagaaaagtggaaagaaCAGGAAATCGAAGCGCATTAAACCGCAGGAATCCTCAGACAGCACAACTTCTGGAGCTAAATTCCCCCACCGGTTCCCCCTCCAAGGTTTAAACGCCACAGCCTGGTCACCATCAGAGACGTCCCAAGCCAGCTACTCAGCAGTGTCCTTCCCCACTGTCATGCCTGCGTATTCCCTTCCTGTTTTCCCGGCAGCAGGGACGGTGCCACCAGCTCCTGAAACTTCACTCTCTGGTTTCAATCACTTGCCAGACTCTGCCAACACTTGCCCTGTGGGGCCATCCCAGTTCTCTGCACCCTTCATGACCCCTGTGGTGGCTCTTGTGCTCCCCAACTACGTGTACCCGGAGATGAACAATAACTTACCTCAAACGCTTTACCCCAGCCAGCCCAACTTCCCCGCCCATCCCACCTTCTCGTCACAGACAGTGTTCCCACCTCAGCCCCCCTTCGCCGcagccagccccttcccacagcaggcGTTTTTCCCGGCACAGCCATTCCAGTACCACCCCCCAGCAGAGACTGAGAGGGCTCCGGTGGCCGAGCCCCGCAACGACCCCTCCCGTTCCTGCACCCCGCAGTCTCCGgctcctcaggagcaggctTCGCCTCCGCTCTTCCAGTCCAGGTGCAGCTCTCCTCTGAACCTCCTCCAGCTGGAAGAAACCACAAAAACTGCAGAGAGCGGAGCTGCTGCGGGGTTGCACGGAGCTCTGGCTGAGGAGGGAGCCATGGGCAACATCAGGACAGCAGACAACGGCAGTGGGAAGGAATCCTTACCT GCTGAATCTCCGATGGATGCTCAAAACAGTGATGAACTCTCCATGTCCAGTGTCCTGCTTGACATCTTACTGCAAGAGGATGCGTGTTCAGGCACTGGCTCAGCCTCTTCAGGGAGTGGtgtgtctgcagctgctgagtcCCTGGGCTCTGGGTCCAATGGCTGTGGCatgtcagggagcagaacag GTAGCAGTGAAACTAGTCACACCAGCAAATACTTTGGCAGCATTGATTCCTCAGAGAATCAccataaaaccaaaatgaagacagaaatggAGGAAAGTGAGCACTTCATCAAGTATGTGCTTCAGGATCCCATCTGGCTGCTGATGGCCAACACCGATGACACAGTGATGATGACTTACCAGATCCCCTCCCG ggatttggaaacagttttaaaggaagataagcagaaattaaagcaaatgcagaaacTACAGCCAAAATttacagaagaacaaaaaagagagCTTATTGAAGTTCATCCATGGATCCAGCAAGGTGGACTGCCAAAAACTGTTGCTAATTCT gaatGTATTTTTTGTGAGGACAATATACAGAGCAATTTTTATACATCATATGATGAAGAAATCCATGAAATGGACCTTAATGAAATGATTGAAGATAGTGGAGAAAACAACTTGGTTTCCCTGAATCAAGTCAGTGAAGAACAAACATAG
- the LOC119704464 gene encoding transcription cofactor HES-6-like isoform X2, which produces MAPGRELPPHGEGCAGPRGDRRMRKPLVEKKRRARINESLRELRLLLADSEFQAKLENAEVLERTVRRVRAVLERRARGGGRRLLEASERFAAGYIQCMHEVHTFVSSCPGIDATTAAELLNHLLESMPLSEGGCPDSITDLAGEPALGPWPAGEALALPPGARPGPALPAPALSPSPGEETCSDSDEAEAGPGQTSPDGLDASQTRGLPSPGSPKSMWRPW; this is translated from the exons ATGGCGCCGGGCAGGGAGCTCCCGCCGCACGGCGAGGGCTGCGCGGGGCCCCGCGGCGACAGGAGG ATGAGGAAGCCGCTGGTGGAGAAGAAGCGCCGGGCGCGCATCAACGAGAGCCTGCGGgagctgcggctgctgctggccgACAGCGAG TTTCAGGCGAAGCTGGAGAACGCGGAGGTGCTGGAGCGGACGGTGCGGCGGGTGCGGGCCGTGCTGGAGCGCCGCGCCCGCG ggggcgggcggcggctccTGGAGGCCAGCGAGCGCTTCGCCGCCGGCTACATCCAGTGCATGCACGAGGTGCACACCTTCGTCTCCAGCTGCCCCGGCATCGACGCCACCACGGCCGCCGAGCTGCTCAACCACCTGCTGGAGTCCATGCCCCTCAGCGAGGGCGGCTGCCCGGACTCGATCACGGACCTTGCGGGGGAGCCGGCCCTCGGCCCCTGGCCCGCCGGCGAGGCGCTGGCCCTGCCGCCCGGAgcccgcccgggcccggccctgcccgccccggcGCTCTCGCCCTCCCCCGGCGAGGAGACCTGCTCCGACTCGGACGAGGcggaggccgggccgggccagaCCTCCCCGGACGGACTGGACGCGTCCCAGACGCGGGGCCTGCCCTCGCCCGGCTCGCCCAAATCCATGTGGAGACCCTGGTAA
- the LOC119704464 gene encoding transcription cofactor HES-6-like isoform X1, translating into MAPGRELPPHGEGCAGPRGDRRMRKPLVEKKRRARINESLRELRLLLADSEFQAKLENAEVLERTVRRVRAVLERRARGECRPGGRRGAPGPARASPAPLSVPRGAGGGRRLLEASERFAAGYIQCMHEVHTFVSSCPGIDATTAAELLNHLLESMPLSEGGCPDSITDLAGEPALGPWPAGEALALPPGARPGPALPAPALSPSPGEETCSDSDEAEAGPGQTSPDGLDASQTRGLPSPGSPKSMWRPW; encoded by the exons ATGGCGCCGGGCAGGGAGCTCCCGCCGCACGGCGAGGGCTGCGCGGGGCCCCGCGGCGACAGGAGG ATGAGGAAGCCGCTGGTGGAGAAGAAGCGCCGGGCGCGCATCAACGAGAGCCTGCGGgagctgcggctgctgctggccgACAGCGAG TTTCAGGCGAAGCTGGAGAACGCGGAGGTGCTGGAGCGGACGGTGCGGCGGGTGCGGGCCGTGCTGGAGCGCCGCGCCCGCGGTGAGTGCCGgcccggggggcggcggggggcgcccggcccggcccgcgcctCACCCGCGCCCCTCTCTGTCCCCCGCGGCGCagggggcgggcggcggctccTGGAGGCCAGCGAGCGCTTCGCCGCCGGCTACATCCAGTGCATGCACGAGGTGCACACCTTCGTCTCCAGCTGCCCCGGCATCGACGCCACCACGGCCGCCGAGCTGCTCAACCACCTGCTGGAGTCCATGCCCCTCAGCGAGGGCGGCTGCCCGGACTCGATCACGGACCTTGCGGGGGAGCCGGCCCTCGGCCCCTGGCCCGCCGGCGAGGCGCTGGCCCTGCCGCCCGGAgcccgcccgggcccggccctgcccgccccggcGCTCTCGCCCTCCCCCGGCGAGGAGACCTGCTCCGACTCGGACGAGGcggaggccgggccgggccagaCCTCCCCGGACGGACTGGACGCGTCCCAGACGCGGGGCCTGCCCTCGCCCGGCTCGCCCAAATCCATGTGGAGACCCTGGTAA